A window from Drosophila miranda strain MSH22 chromosome Y unlocalized genomic scaffold, D.miranda_PacBio2.1 Contig_Y2_pilon, whole genome shotgun sequence encodes these proteins:
- the LOC117193658 gene encoding zinc finger protein 665-like codes for MFSLLKQPLICRCCLLEQPPLYRHIHDDHLLAELKALAPTLRLDAGDGLTDVICDLCLRRLHDARNFQRECEHSELVLRTRHEQWQHTVAAGDALALDDVLECLEREVGSLEDTMMPVLQGKPVAYVAPLMETVDFDTLEFQESLSSPYEAPILWDADAGPVNTPLHQPETDSGTLLQLETETAEHLEAPHAVPEPEMPLAKPQPPKAMPKRKRPKSSPAAVSSPESPRSLHPCTECEKKFTRNFQLKLHMIAVHGMGELLYQCEECHKRFASRHSLRYHVKSVHSTERPFSCDHCERKFVLRTQLSSHLRTHTGESKPRIFACSKCTKTWPTRSDLRTHMRSHDPHMERPFKCDRCEKSFFTRGHLSSHILVHTGEKPYGCDYCDKCYQSVGNLNNHMVRQHADIIEAQLEMEAAIES; via the exons ATGTTCTCGCTGCTGAAGCAACCCCTGATCTGCCGTTGCTGCCTGCTGGAGCAGCCGCCGCTCTACCGCCACATCCACGACGACCACCTGCTCGCAGAGTTGAAGGCGCTGGCGCCCACTCTGCGGCTGGATGCCGGCGACGGCCTCACCGATGTCATCTGTGATCTGTGCCTGCGACGGCTGCACGATGCCCGCAACTTCCAGCGGGAGTGCGAGCACTCGGAGCTGGTGCTCCGCACCCGCCACGAGCAGTGGCAGCACACGGTGGCCGCCGGCGACGCCCTGGCCCTGGACGATGTCCTCGAGTGTCTGGAGCGGGAGGTGGGCAGCCTAGAGGACACAATGATGCCGGTGCTGCAGGGCAAACCGGTGGCCTATGTGGCGCCCCTGATGGAAACCGTGGATTTCG ATACCCTGGAGTTCCAGGAGAGCCTCTCGAGTCCGTATGAGGCTCCCATTCTCTGGGATGCCGATGCCGGGCCGGTGAACACGCCCCTCCACCAACCAGAGACGGACTCCGGCACCCTCCTTCAACTCGAGACGGAAACAGCCGAACACCTTGAGGCTCCACACGCAGTACCAGAACCAGAGATGCCCCTGGCGAAGCCCCAGCCCCCCAAAGCCATGCCCAAGCGGAAGCGACCGAAATCCTCTCCTGCTGCTGTCAGCTCCCCGGAATCCCCGCGGTCCCTCCATCCCTGCACGGAGTGCGAGAAGAAGTTCACTCGGAATTTCCAGCTGAAACTGCACATGATCGCCGTGCACGGTATGGGGGAGCTGCTGTACCAGTGCGAGGAGTGCCACAAGAGGTTCGCGAGTCGCCACAGCCTGCGGTACCATGTGAAGTCCGTGCACTCCACCGAGCGACCCTTCAGCTGCGATCACTGCGAGCGGAAGTTCGTCCTGCGCACCCAGCTGAGCTCCCACCTGCGCACCCACACGGGCGAGTCGAAGCCCCGGATCTTTGCCTGCTCCAAGTGCACCAAGACGTGGCCGACCAGGTCGGATCTGAGGACCCATATGCGCTCGCACGATCCGCACATGGAGCGGCCCTTCAAGTGCGATCGCTGCGAGAAGTCGTTCTTCACGCGCGGCCACCTCAGCTCCCACATTCTGGTGCACACGGGGGAGAAGCCCTACGGCTGCGATTACTGCGACAAGTGCTACCAGAGTGTGGGCAATCTCAACAATCATATGGTGCGGCAGCATGCGGACATCATCGAGGCCCAGCTGGAGATGGAGGCCGCCATCGAGAGTTGA
- the LOC117193659 gene encoding eukaryotic translation initiation factor 3 subunit F-2 encodes MSLSNFNLQAKVLLHPLVLFQIIDAYERRAKDVPEVLGTLLGTVAGKTGRIEITNCFSVVHRMHGDNNCHIDLDLKYDNDMLELAQIAYPQEKVVGWFSTGKAVSAAAVELHEYYERQCHSGQPLHLLMDTSLRGQRMNTRIFCPVATGVPGGTKGLMFSLLPMDIYFGSPDIVAMRHMGRQCAQPPKEAGRLLPEFVQVVDATKDIQQKLDLVLRYINDILNRKRRPDNTVGRALHDVLTSVPMVEAERFRHMLNNNMRDVLMSMTLSSMIKTQLQLSERLSNMVDA; translated from the exons ATGTCGCTTTCGAACTTTAATCTGCAGGCCAAGGTCCTGCTGCACCCTCTGGTGCTGTTCCAGATTATCGATGCCTACGAGCGTCGCGCCAAAGACGTCCCAGAG GTGCTGGGAACTTTGTTGGGCACCGTCGCGGGCAAAACAGGCCGCATAGAGATCACCAATTGCTTCAGCGTGGTGCACCGCATGCACGGGGACAACAACTGCCACATCGACCTAGATCTGAAGTACGACAACGATATGCTGGAGCTGGCGCAGATCGCCTATCCGCAGGAGAAGGTTGTGGGCTGGTTCAGCACCGGCAAGGCCGTCTCGGCCGCAGCAGTGGAGCTGCACGAATACTACGAGCGTCAGTGCCACAGCGGGCAGCCGCTGCATCTGCTGATGGACACCTCGCTGCGGGGCCAGCGCATGAACACGCGCATCTTCTGTCCCGTAGCGACGGGCGTGCCAGGGGGCACCAAGGGCCTGATGTTCTCGCTGCTGCCGATGGATATCTACTTCGGATCGCCGGATATTGTGGCCATGCGCCACATGGGGAGGCAGTGCGCACAGCCGCCCAAGGAGGCGGGCCGCCTATTGCCAGAATTCGTGCAAGTGGTGGACGCCACCAAGGACATCCAGCAGAAGCTCGATCTGGTGCTGCGCTACATCAACGATATCCTCAACCGCAAGCGTCGCCCCGACAACACCGTGGGCCGTGCCCTGCACGATGTTTTGACCTCGGTGCCGATGGTGGAGGCGGAGCGCTTCCGTCACATGCTCAACAACAATATGCGCGACGTCCTCATGTCGATGACACTCTCCTCGATGATCAAGACCCAGCTGCAGCTCAGCGAACGGCTATCCAATATGGTGGATGCTTAG